A region from the Salidesulfovibrio onnuriiensis genome encodes:
- a CDS encoding CRISPR-associated endonuclease Cas3'', with translation MNYWGKSYSDGRWHELRNHCLDVAATFEAFLTANPLLVNTIETLSPCARMDIQRLLVFFASVHDIGKFSLSFQNLVPELARKLGHDSSTRYEHHTVLGLNVWPTLPAVQESALLNSYVCSLSFFSPLWSVPVSPCWLSPG, from the coding sequence ATGAATTATTGGGGAAAGTCATACTCTGATGGTCGTTGGCACGAATTGAGGAATCATTGCCTTGATGTTGCTGCAACGTTTGAAGCCTTTCTGACAGCGAATCCGTTGTTGGTGAATACGATTGAAACCCTATCGCCTTGTGCGAGGATGGATATTCAGCGCTTGTTGGTATTTTTTGCAAGTGTCCATGATATCGGTAAGTTTTCGCTTTCTTTTCAAAATCTTGTGCCGGAGCTTGCTCGGAAATTGGGGCACGATTCATCCACTAGGTATGAACATCACACAGTGCTGGGCCTGAACGTCTGGCCGACGCTTCCCGCTGTTCAAGAGAGTGCTTTGCTCAACTCGTATGTTTGTTCGCTGTCCTTTTTCTCGCCGCTCTGGTCAGTGCCGGTTTCTCCCTGCTGGTTGTCGCCGGGCTGA